A stretch of the Glycine soja cultivar W05 chromosome 13, ASM419377v2, whole genome shotgun sequence genome encodes the following:
- the LOC114380841 gene encoding sucrose synthase: MATDRLTRVHSLRERLDETLTANRNEILALLSRIEAKGKGILQHHQVIAEFEEIPEENRQKLTDGAFGEVLRSTQEAIVLPPWVALAVRPRPGVWEYLRVNVHALVVEELQPAEYLHFKEELVDGSSNGNFVLELDFEPFNAAFPRPTLNKSIGNGVQFLNRHLSAKLFHDKESLHPLLEFLRLHSVKGKTLMLNDRIQNPDALQHVLRKAEEYLGTVPPETPYSEFEHKFQEIGLERGWGDNAERVLESIQLLLDLLEAPDPCTLETFLGRIPMVFNVVILSPHGYFAQDNVLGYPDTGGQVVYILDQVRALENEMLHRIKQQGLDIVPRILIITRLLPDAVGTTCGQRLEKVFGTEHSHILRVPFRTEKGIVRKWISRFEVWPYLETYTEDVAHELAKELQGKPDLIVGNYSDGNIVASLLAHKLGVTQCTIAHALEKTKYPESDIYWKKLEERYHFSCQFTADLFAMNHTDFIITSTFQEIAGSKDTVGQYESHTAFTLPGLYRVVHGIDVFDPKFNIVSPGADQTIYFPHTETSRRLTSFHPEIEELLYSSVENEEHICVLKDRSKPIIFTMARLDRVKNITGLVEWYGKNAKLRELVNLVVVAGDRRKESKDLEEKAEMKKMYGLIETYKLNGQFRWISSQMNRVRNGELYRVICDTRGAFVQPAVYEAFGLTVVEAMTCGLPTFATCNGGPAEIIVHGKSGFHIDPYHGDRAADLLVDFFEKCKLDPTHWDKISKAGLQRIEEKYTWQIYSQRLLTLTGVYGFWKHVSNLDRRESRRYLEMFYALKYRKLAESVPLAAE; encoded by the exons ATGGCCACCGATCGTTTGACCCGGGTTCACAGTCTCCGTGAGAGGCTTGATGAAACCCTCACTGCCAACAGGAATGAAATTTTGGCCCTTCTGTCAAG GATCGAAGCCAAGGGCAAGGGCATCCTGCAACACCACCAGGTCATTGCTGAGTTTGAGGAAATCCCTGAGGAGAACAGACAGAAGCTCACTGATGGTGCCTTTGGAGAAGTCTTGAGATCTACACAG GAAGCCATAGTTTTGCCACCATGGGTTGCTCTGGCTGTTCGTCCAAGACCTGGTGTGTGGGAGTACCTGAGAGTGAATGTGCACGCTCTTGTTGTTGAGGAGTTGCAACCTGCTGAGTACCTGCACTTCAAGGAAGAACTTGTTGACGGAAG TTCTAATGGCAACTTTGTGCTTGAGTTGGACTTTGAACCATTCAATGCAGCCTTCCCCCGCCCAACTCTTAACAAGTCAATTGGAAATGGTGTGCAATTCCTCAACCGTCACCTTTCTGCCAAACTCTTCCACGACAAGGAGAGCTTGCACCCACTTTTGGAGTTCCTCAGGCTTCACAGCGTCAAGGGAAAG ACTTTGATGTTGAATGACAGAATTCAAAACCCAGATGCACTCCAACATGTTCTGAGGAAAGCTGAGGAGTATCTGGGCACAGTGCCTCCTGAAACTCCCTACTCAGAATTTGAGCACAAGTTCCAGGAGATTGGTTTGGAGAGAGGGTGGGGTGACAACGCGGAGCGTGTCCTTGAGTCAATTCAACTTCTCTTGGATCTTCTTGAGGCCCCTGACCCGTGCACCCTTGAGACTTTCCTTGGAAGAATCCCTATGGTGTTCAATGTTGTTATTCTTTCTCCCCATGGTTACTTTGCCCAAGATAATGTCTTGGGATACCCTGACACTGGTGGCCAGGTTGTTTACATCTTGGATCAAGTTCGTGCTTTGGAGAATGAGATGCTCCATCGCATTAAGCAACAAGGATTGGACATTGTTCCTCGTATTCTCATT ATCACCCGTCTTCTCCCCGATGCAGTAGGAACTACTTGTGGCCAACGTCTTGAGAAGGTGTTCGGAACTGAGCACTCCCACATTCTTCGAGTTCCCTTTAGAACTGAGAAGGGAATTGTTCGCAAGTGGATCTCAAGATTCGAAGTCTGGCCCTACTTGGAAACTTACACTGAG GATGTTGCCCACGAGCTTGCCAAAGAGTTGCAAGGCAAGCCAGATCTGATTGTTGGAAACTACAGTGATGGAAACATTGTCGCTTCTTTGTTGGCACATAAATTAGGTGTCACTCAG TGTACCATTGCTCACGCACTTGAGAAGACCAAATACCCCGAATCCGACATTTACTGGAAAAAATTGGAAGAGAGATACCACTTCTCTTGCCAATTCACAGCTGATCTATTTGCCATGAACCACACAGATTTCATTATCACCAGTACCTTCCAGGAGATTGCTGGAAG CAAGGACACTGTTGGACAGTACGAATCTCACACAGCCTTCACCCTTCCTGGACTCTACCGCGTTGTGCATGGTATTGATGTCTTTGATCCAAAATTCAACATTGTCTCCCCTGGAGCTGATCAAACCATTTACTTCCCCCACACTGAAACCAGCCGTAGGTTGACATCCTTCCACCCTGAAATCGAAGAACTCCTTTACAGCTCAGTGGAGAATGAAGAACACAT ATGTGTGCTGAAGGACCGCAGCAAGCCAATTATCTTCACCATGGCAAGGTTGGACCGAGTGAAGAACATCACAGGACTTGTGGAGTGGTACGGTAAGAACGCGAAGCTGAGGGAGCTGGTGAACCTTGTGGTTGTTGCTGGAGACAGGAGGAAGGAGTCAAAGGACTTGGAAGAGAAGGCCGAGATGAAGAAGATGTACGGCCTGATCGAGACCTACAAGTTGAACGGCCAATTCAGATGGATTTCATCGCAGATGAACCGTGTGAGGAATGGAGAGCTCTACCGCGTGATCTGCGACACCAGGGGTGCTTTCGTGCAGCCTGCTGTATACGAGGCTTTTGGTTTGACAGTGGTTGAGGCCATGACTTGCGGCTTGCCAACATTCGCCACATGCAATGGTGGTCCTGCTGAGATCATTGTGCACGGCAAGTCTGGCTTCCACATTGACCCTTACCATGGTGACCGTGCTGCTGATCTCCTTGTTGACTTCTTTGAGAAGTGCAAGCTTGACCCAACCCACTGGGACAagatctcaaaggctggtctcCAGCGTATTGAAGAGAA gtacaCATGGCAAATTTACTCTCAGAGGCTTCTCACTCTCACCGGTGTCTATGGCTTCTGGAAGCATGTGTCTAACCTTGACCGCCGTGAGAGCCGCCGCTATCTCGAGATGTTCTATGCTCTCAAGTACCGCAAATTG GCTGAGTCTGTGCCCCTTGCTGCTGAGTAA